The DNA region AGAGCGTGTATTACGATTATCATCGATTGACTGGATTGGGATAGGAACTAATCTTACATGTTTTGGCGGGGTGGTTCCTACAAAAGAAAATCTAAGTGAACTGATCACTCTTAAACAACTTGTAGAAGAAAAACTTGGGCATCAATTATCAGTATTATCCGGTGGGAATTCCAGTTCATTATCCTTAATACTGAACCAACAAATGCCTGGGGGAATTAATCACCTCCGGTTAGGTGAGTCTCTTTTTTTTGGTCGGGAAACAGCTTTTGGGCATCCAATCGAAGGGATGCATAACGATGTGTTTTTATTGGAAGCGGAAATTGTGGAGGTTAAGGAAAAACCCTCCTATCCACGGGGCATTATTGCCAAAAATGCTTTCGGTGAAAAACCTGTCTTTGAGGATAAAGGCATTCGCCGCCGCGCTATTCTTGCTCTGGGTGAACAAGATGTACCACTATCAGGGCTTAAGCCGATCCACAAAGGGATGGAAATCGTAGGTGGCAGCAGTGATCATACCATCTTGGATGTTACTGAATATGAGGGGGATCTCCGCGTCGGTAGTGTGTGTACTTTCCGTATGGATTATAAAGCCTTGTTACGGTCGATGACATCTAGTTATGTGTATAAACAAAAACTTTGATTGTTAATGCAGGGCAGTAGTGTGTACAACCCTTGCTACCATACTGTCGGTTAATTCAATTGCAAAATAAATTTGCATAAAAATGCAAAAAAATTTTTAGTGCTTAGTTATTTTGCACTTTTCAATGTTCACTTTTCTCTTTTTGTGACAAATAACTTCCTATTTAAAGTGTAAGAAAAGGAAAGTTTATATATATTCTCATAATATTTCATTTCTTCTTTATTGTTGGCATGAAATTTGCTTAAATTATAGTGATGATTGTTTTAAGCAGATTTTTTATCAGGAAGGCATTAAAGATAGAGGTTTAATACTTCCTGACCATGTTTTGAAAAATAAATTTTGATGTGCTTTTTGGCTTTGAAATTTTATTCCTGGAGGAAATGAAGAAATGAAGATTGCTATTGGCGGCATTAGTCACGAAACCAACACATTTTCTAACGTCAAAACAACGGTAGGTTGTTTCAAACAATTAGAATGGGAATGTGGCCAAGAAATCATTGAAAATCATACAGGTGTGAGAGACTACCTTGGTGGAATCATTGCCGAGGGGAATGAACAGGGTGTTGAACTGGTGCCCACTTTTTGGGCTAGAGCTAACCCTTCCGGAACAATTACCCGCGATACTTACGATCAACTTCTTGAGAATCTCCTAACCAGTATAATTCAAGTCGGTAATGTGGATGGAATATGTCTAGTTCTTCATGGTGGGGGTATTGCTGAAGGTATAGATGATGTGGAGGGTGACATTCTGTCAAAAGTCAGGCAGACGGTAGGGGATGAGATTCCCATCGTTGCCACTCTAGATTTACACGCTAATCTGACTGAAACGATGATAAAAGAGGCTGACGCTTTGTTTGGCGTTAATTTCTATCCTCATATTGACTGTTTTGAAAGGGGACAGGAAGCCCTGGGCAATTTGTTGAAAATCATAAAGGGAGAACTTAAACCAGTGATGCATGTTGAAAAACTGCCAATGATGCTCTCCTCGTCAACAACCGATCTGCCGCCGACTATGGATATTAATGAAATATGCTGGGCATGGGAAAAAAATGAATCAGTGATTGATTGTACTTTTTTTCACGGGTTTAGCCAAACAGATATACCCGATATGCGGGTCAGTGTCTTAACGATTACTGACAACAATAGGGAACTTGCCGAAAAAATATCCAAAGATGTAGCCGAGAAAATTTGGGAGCGGCGCCACGATTTCTATATCAATCATCCCAGCCCGAAAGAAGGATTAGAACAAGCGTTGCAAGAACCGGGAGGGCCAATCGTCATTAATGAAACCTCGGATAATCCTGGAGCGGGAACTCCGGGTGACGGAACCCATTTGTTAAAAGCGATGATTGAAATGAATATTAAAGATTCTTGCTTTGGTTTTATTTGTGATCCGGAAACTGTGGAAGTGGCACATCAAAGCGGGGTTGGCACGTACATCAGTGTCAGATTGGGCGGTAAGACCGATTCGCATCACGGGGAGCCATTGGCAGTGAG from Caldalkalibacillus uzonensis includes:
- a CDS encoding alanine/ornithine racemase family PLP-dependent enzyme, which gives rise to MTKYPRVIWNEQKLLNNARILNSLCADHIEWVPVTKSIGANIEIIASLCEQGYMKFADSRIENLKSIKQYKETITTYLLRIPGIHEVDNVVRWADYSFVSEYETIVALSQEADRQLKKHGIILMIELGDLREGMLPEDLLHVGERVLRLSSIDWIGIGTNLTCFGGVVPTKENLSELITLKQLVEEKLGHQLSVLSGGNSSSLSLILNQQMPGGINHLRLGESLFFGRETAFGHPIEGMHNDVFLLEAEIVEVKEKPSYPRGIIAKNAFGEKPVFEDKGIRRRAILALGEQDVPLSGLKPIHKGMEIVGGSSDHTILDVTEYEGDLRVGSVCTFRMDYKALLRSMTSSYVYKQKL
- a CDS encoding M81 family metallopeptidase, with translation MKIAIGGISHETNTFSNVKTTVGCFKQLEWECGQEIIENHTGVRDYLGGIIAEGNEQGVELVPTFWARANPSGTITRDTYDQLLENLLTSIIQVGNVDGICLVLHGGGIAEGIDDVEGDILSKVRQTVGDEIPIVATLDLHANLTETMIKEADALFGVNFYPHIDCFERGQEALGNLLKIIKGELKPVMHVEKLPMMLSSSTTDLPPTMDINEICWAWEKNESVIDCTFFHGFSQTDIPDMRVSVLTITDNNRELAEKISKDVAEKIWERRHDFYINHPSPKEGLEQALQEPGGPIVINETSDNPGAGTPGDGTHLLKAMIEMNIKDSCFGFICDPETVEVAHQSGVGTYISVRLGGKTDSHHGEPLAVRAYVKALTDGQFIQSSEMNRGKKVNLGKSVRLRVGNVDIIVCAKKGQTLDEQIFLLHGIDVTKYKIVALKSENHFRAVFTPLAKKIITVDSPGLSSYNLLNFKYQRVRRPVLPLDKL